One part of the Pseudoalteromonas aliena SW19 genome encodes these proteins:
- a CDS encoding metalloprotease, producing the protein MIRIDLTLAEQPFSLMVAGQKIVQVFHAQQAITFDNPRENYYQFTHDNKVIGIDTSTVEEHSISLFVDDQFATQLALPVSENGAPKKGFLGLAALGFKLFKSAKVIKAVLAGASVAGYAWLFSIEFALMLIACLVVHEYGHVRAMKYFGIKTKGIYLIPFVGGLAVSDDKITTRWQDVVISLMGPAFGLITSVLGVVLYYATEMEIFAGVAVLSALLNLFNLLPILPLDGGHVLKSISFSMRSWIGLSVCLLGVLFGLWLSYTFGLMLLVFFLFVGALEIIFEWRGRHYSHLMPLDKYGQIFSAVMYAVVVAGHIAVMMHFADSENPILSLPMTILSS; encoded by the coding sequence ATGATAAGAATAGACCTCACTTTAGCCGAGCAACCATTTTCACTTATGGTAGCAGGGCAAAAAATAGTGCAAGTTTTCCATGCTCAACAAGCCATCACCTTTGACAACCCACGTGAAAATTATTATCAGTTTACTCACGATAATAAAGTAATAGGTATTGATACCAGCACAGTCGAAGAGCACAGTATTTCGCTGTTTGTGGATGATCAATTTGCTACACAACTAGCATTGCCGGTATCGGAAAACGGTGCGCCTAAAAAAGGCTTTTTAGGGTTAGCAGCATTAGGCTTTAAGCTTTTTAAAAGCGCTAAAGTAATTAAAGCCGTGCTTGCGGGGGCTTCGGTTGCAGGCTATGCGTGGTTATTTAGTATTGAATTTGCACTTATGCTTATTGCGTGTCTGGTTGTGCACGAATATGGCCATGTGCGAGCTATGAAATATTTTGGGATAAAAACCAAAGGTATTTATTTAATCCCATTTGTTGGTGGGCTGGCCGTAAGTGACGATAAAATAACGACTCGTTGGCAAGATGTAGTTATATCGCTAATGGGGCCTGCGTTTGGTTTAATTACCTCTGTGCTGGGTGTGGTTTTGTATTACGCCACAGAAATGGAAATATTTGCCGGTGTCGCGGTGCTTAGTGCATTACTAAATTTATTTAACTTGCTACCCATTTTACCGCTTGATGGCGGGCATGTATTAAAAAGTATTAGTTTTTCAATGCGTTCATGGATTGGTTTAAGCGTATGTTTACTCGGTGTTTTATTTGGCTTATGGCTGAGTTACACATTTGGTTTGATGTTACTGGTATTCTTTTTGTTTGTTGGTGCGCTGGAGATTATATTTGAATGGCGAGGTCGTCACTATTCGCATTTAATGCCACTGGATAAATACGGCCAAATTTTTTCGGCTGTAATGTATGCAGTTGTAGTTGCTGGTCATATCGCTGTAATGATGCATTTTGCGGATTCAGAGAACCCCATATTAAGCCTGCCGATGACCATTTTATCGAGTTGA